The proteins below are encoded in one region of Streptomyces sp. NBC_00490:
- a CDS encoding DUF5324 family protein, with protein sequence MTRIDSVRAATGSAKDSVLHAAEVVAPYADTAKDRAAHYTHEARVRLAPKVSQAAEQARVQYDAHLAPRLEQALTHVPPKVDQAAHEAAVRTRKAARQAADYSRPKIEQAVAAAGPVRDEAASRGTAALLALRGQVSAKQIEKLVRKQERRARVGRLAKALAVAGVVAGGAYAAWKWWDKQANPDWLVEPPAATEVPESTRLTSVDGSGQSVLDPEVQVKEAEEEAAHRDERH encoded by the coding sequence GTGACCCGCATCGACAGCGTGCGCGCCGCGACCGGTTCGGCGAAGGACAGCGTGCTGCACGCCGCGGAAGTGGTGGCGCCCTACGCCGACACGGCCAAGGACAGGGCCGCTCACTACACACACGAGGCACGCGTACGGCTCGCGCCGAAGGTGTCACAGGCGGCCGAGCAGGCCCGCGTCCAGTACGACGCGCATCTCGCGCCGCGTCTGGAACAGGCCCTGACGCATGTGCCGCCGAAGGTCGACCAGGCCGCCCACGAGGCCGCCGTCCGCACCCGCAAGGCTGCCCGGCAGGCCGCCGACTATTCACGTCCGAAGATCGAGCAGGCCGTGGCCGCGGCCGGGCCCGTGAGGGACGAGGCCGCATCCCGCGGTACGGCCGCGCTGCTCGCGCTGCGCGGTCAGGTCTCGGCCAAGCAGATCGAGAAGCTGGTCCGTAAGCAGGAACGTCGGGCGAGGGTAGGCCGTCTCGCCAAGGCGCTGGCGGTTGCGGGCGTCGTCGCGGGCGGCGCCTACGCCGCCTGGAAGTGGTGGGACAAGCAGGCCAACCCCGACTGGCTGGTCGAGCCGCCCGCCGCGACGGAGGTCCCGGAGTCGACTCGGCTGACGTCGGTCGACGGCAGCGGTCAGTCCGTGCTCGACCCGGAGGTGCAGGTCAAGGAAGCCGAGGAAGAGGCCGCGCACCGCGACGAACGACACTGA
- a CDS encoding peptidylprolyl isomerase: protein MAEQLYATLRTNHGDIEVQLFPNHAPMTVKNFVELATGRREWTNPTTGEKSTARLYDGTVFHRVISGFMIQGGDPLGNGTGGPGYQFKDEFHPDLSFDRPYLLAMANAGPGTNGSQFFLTVGTTAWLNRKHTIFGEVTDPASQKVVDAIAGTEIHPRTSRPLNDVVIESVFVETRKG, encoded by the coding sequence GTGGCCGAGCAGCTCTACGCCACCCTCAGGACCAACCACGGCGACATCGAGGTCCAGCTCTTCCCGAATCACGCGCCGATGACGGTCAAGAACTTCGTCGAGCTCGCCACCGGCCGACGCGAGTGGACCAACCCCACCACCGGCGAGAAGTCCACGGCCAGGCTCTACGACGGCACAGTCTTCCACCGGGTCATCAGCGGCTTCATGATCCAGGGCGGCGACCCGCTGGGCAACGGCACCGGCGGCCCCGGCTACCAGTTCAAGGACGAGTTCCACCCGGACCTCTCCTTCGACAGGCCCTATCTGCTGGCCATGGCCAACGCCGGACCGGGTACCAACGGCTCGCAGTTCTTCCTCACCGTCGGCACCACGGCATGGCTGAACCGCAAGCACACCATCTTCGGCGAGGTCACCGACCCGGCCAGCCAGAAGGTCGTCGACGCCATCGCGGGCACGGAGATCCACCCGCGCACCTCCCGCCCGCTCAACGACGTCGTCATCGAGTCGGTCTTCGTCGAGACCCGCAAGGGCTGA
- a CDS encoding rhomboid family intramembrane serine protease — MDQAPGSPQGPEEQGPQQAEGLPGCYRHPDRETAIRCTRCERPICPECMVSASVGFQCPDCVRGGSGTGHRPDAAIPRTIAGGTIAADPRLVTKILIGINLAVFIAVRASDSLLSDLVLIGAWPPAPFTATEGVADGQWYRMVTSMFTHQEIWHIAFNMLSLWWLGGPLEAALGRARYLALYLVSGLVGSVLAYLLESPTTATLGASGAIFGLFGATAVLMRRLNYDMRPIIALLVINMIFTFNPAFDISWQAHIGGLVGGVVIGYAMVHAPRERRALIQYGTCALVLALVVVLTLVRTAQLT, encoded by the coding sequence ATGGACCAGGCGCCAGGCAGCCCACAGGGCCCGGAGGAGCAGGGACCCCAGCAAGCCGAGGGCCTGCCCGGCTGCTACCGCCACCCCGACCGCGAGACCGCCATCCGCTGCACCCGCTGCGAACGCCCGATCTGCCCCGAGTGCATGGTCAGCGCCTCCGTCGGCTTCCAGTGCCCCGACTGCGTCCGCGGCGGCTCCGGTACCGGCCACCGCCCCGACGCCGCCATCCCCCGCACGATCGCAGGCGGCACGATCGCGGCCGACCCCCGGCTGGTCACCAAGATTCTCATCGGGATCAACCTCGCCGTGTTCATCGCCGTCCGGGCCTCGGACTCACTGCTCAGCGATCTGGTCCTCATCGGCGCCTGGCCGCCGGCCCCCTTCACGGCCACCGAGGGCGTCGCGGACGGCCAGTGGTACCGCATGGTCACCTCGATGTTCACGCACCAGGAGATCTGGCACATCGCCTTCAACATGCTGAGCCTGTGGTGGCTCGGCGGACCGCTGGAGGCGGCCCTCGGCCGGGCCCGCTACCTCGCGCTCTACCTGGTGTCCGGCCTCGTCGGCAGCGTCCTGGCCTATCTGCTGGAGTCCCCGACCACGGCCACGCTCGGCGCCTCCGGCGCCATCTTCGGCCTGTTCGGCGCCACCGCCGTCCTGATGCGCCGGCTCAACTACGACATGCGTCCGATCATCGCGCTCCTGGTGATCAACATGATCTTCACCTTCAACCCGGCGTTCGACATCTCCTGGCAGGCCCACATCGGCGGCCTCGTCGGCGGCGTGGTCATCGGCTACGCCATGGTGCACGCCCCGCGCGAACGACGGGCCCTGATCCAGTACGGCACGTGCGCCCTGGTCCTCGCCCTGGTCGTCGTATTGACGCTGGTGAGGACGGCTCAGCTCACCTGA
- the crgA gene encoding cell division protein CrgA has protein sequence MPKSRIRKKADYTPPPAKQATSIKLTNRAWVAPVMLALFVIGLAWIVVFYVTDGSLPIDSLDNWNIVVGFGFIAAGFGVSTQWK, from the coding sequence GTGCCGAAGTCACGTATCCGCAAGAAGGCCGATTACACGCCGCCGCCTGCGAAGCAGGCGACCAGCATCAAGCTGACCAACCGCGCCTGGGTCGCACCCGTCATGTTGGCCCTGTTCGTCATCGGGCTGGCCTGGATCGTCGTCTTCTATGTGACGGACGGCTCGCTGCCCATCGACTCGCTCGACAACTGGAACATCGTGGTGGGCTTCGGCTTCATCGCCGCGGGCTTCGGCGTCTCCACGCAGTGGAAGTAG
- a CDS encoding DUF881 domain-containing protein, with protein MSNSADSPQAGSSPVRGRRFRPVRLLTVAVFALAGLIFFTSFNTAKGTNIRTDASLLKLSDLILERSHKNGQLDETTGTLRDDVEALAERDDGSTKAEDDKLAALEKKAGTQKLRGEAISVTLNDAPPDATAKLPGYPEPQPDYLVIHQQDLQAVVNAMWQAGAQGIKVMDQRLISTSAVRCVGNTLILQGRVYSPPYKITAIGDPEKLRTSLAASPAIQNYMVYVNVYGLGWKVENEGTVTLPGYSGTVDLQYAKPVE; from the coding sequence TTGAGCAATTCTGCCGACTCCCCCCAGGCCGGATCCAGCCCTGTCCGCGGACGGAGATTCCGGCCCGTGCGGCTGCTCACGGTGGCCGTCTTCGCTCTCGCGGGCCTCATCTTCTTCACCAGCTTCAATACGGCCAAGGGCACCAATATCCGTACGGATGCCTCACTGCTGAAGCTCTCCGACCTCATCCTGGAGCGCAGCCACAAGAACGGTCAGCTGGATGAGACCACCGGGACGCTCAGGGACGACGTCGAGGCGCTGGCCGAGCGGGACGACGGCAGCACCAAGGCCGAGGACGACAAGCTGGCGGCGCTGGAGAAGAAGGCGGGGACGCAGAAGCTGAGGGGCGAGGCGATCTCCGTCACGCTCAACGACGCCCCGCCGGACGCCACCGCCAAGCTCCCCGGCTATCCCGAGCCGCAGCCCGATTACCTGGTCATCCACCAGCAGGACCTGCAGGCCGTGGTGAACGCGATGTGGCAGGCCGGCGCCCAGGGCATCAAGGTCATGGACCAGCGGCTGATCTCCACCAGCGCCGTGCGCTGCGTGGGCAACACGCTCATCCTCCAGGGCCGGGTCTACTCACCGCCGTACAAGATCACGGCGATCGGGGACCCGGAGAAGCTGCGCACGTCGCTCGCGGCGAGCCCGGCGATCCAGAACTACATGGTCTACGTCAACGTCTACGGACTCGGCTGGAAAGTCGAGAACGAAGGGACGGTGACTCTGCCCGGCTACTCGGGCACAGTGGATCTGCAGTACGCCAAGCCTGTGGAGTAG
- a CDS encoding class E sortase — protein MRVVVRTVSELCITVGTVIVLFVVYVLFWTGVKADDVMGEQIDQLQDQWSRGSVRQPTGGASSGTPEPTAYKSGKPFAIMYIPRLGFTWNKPVLEGTAVGTLKKGLGHYARTARLGEKGNFSVAGHRRTYGDPFKDFPKLRRGDAVVLTDGTTWFTYRIDKGPYKTVPTDVEVIDPVPRKSGYTRSGRYLTLTTCDPEWGHSHRLIVWAHLDSTQPVEKGKPTALRR, from the coding sequence GTGCGTGTTGTCGTCAGGACCGTCAGCGAACTCTGCATCACCGTCGGCACCGTCATCGTGCTCTTCGTCGTCTACGTGCTGTTCTGGACCGGCGTGAAGGCCGACGACGTCATGGGCGAGCAGATCGACCAGTTGCAGGACCAGTGGTCGAGGGGGAGCGTGCGGCAGCCGACGGGGGGCGCCTCGTCCGGAACGCCGGAGCCGACGGCGTACAAGAGCGGCAAGCCCTTCGCGATCATGTACATCCCCCGGCTTGGTTTCACGTGGAACAAGCCCGTGCTGGAGGGGACGGCCGTCGGCACCCTGAAGAAGGGGCTCGGGCACTACGCGCGGACCGCGCGGCTCGGGGAGAAGGGCAACTTCTCGGTGGCCGGTCACCGGCGTACGTACGGCGACCCCTTCAAGGACTTTCCCAAGCTGCGGCGCGGGGACGCGGTGGTGCTGACGGACGGGACCACCTGGTTCACGTATCGGATCGACAAAGGCCCCTACAAAACCGTGCCCACGGACGTTGAGGTGATCGATCCTGTGCCACGTAAGTCGGGGTATACGCGCTCGGGCCGCTATCTCACCCTGACCACGTGCGATCCGGAGTGGGGGCACAGTCACCGGCTGATCGTGTGGGCGCATCTGGACTCCACACAGCCTGTGGAGAAAGGGAAGCCGACGGCCCTGCGCCGTTAG
- a CDS encoding aminodeoxychorismate/anthranilate synthase component II has protein sequence MSARILVVDNYDSFVFNLVQYLYQLGAECEVLRNDEVSTAHAQDGFDGVLLSPGPGTPEEAGVCIEMVRHCAATGVPVFGVCLGMQSMQVAYGGVVDRAPELLHGKTSLVEHEGKGVFAGLPTPFTATRYHSLAAEPKTVPAELEVTARTHDGIIMGLRHRELRVEGVQFHPESVLTEHGHRMLANWLVECGDQGAVARSAGLAPVVGRASA, from the coding sequence GTGAGTGCGCGGATTCTCGTCGTCGACAACTACGACAGCTTCGTCTTCAACCTGGTGCAGTACCTGTACCAGCTGGGCGCCGAGTGCGAGGTGCTGCGCAACGACGAGGTGTCGACGGCGCACGCCCAGGACGGCTTCGACGGTGTGCTGCTGTCGCCGGGCCCGGGAACGCCGGAGGAGGCGGGCGTCTGCATCGAGATGGTCCGCCACTGCGCGGCCACCGGGGTGCCCGTCTTCGGTGTGTGCCTGGGGATGCAGTCGATGCAGGTGGCGTACGGCGGTGTCGTGGACCGGGCGCCGGAGCTGCTGCACGGCAAGACGTCGTTGGTGGAGCACGAGGGCAAGGGTGTCTTCGCGGGTCTGCCGACGCCCTTCACGGCGACCCGCTATCACTCCCTCGCTGCCGAGCCGAAGACGGTGCCGGCCGAGCTGGAGGTGACCGCGCGGACCCACGACGGGATCATCATGGGGCTGCGCCACCGTGAACTGCGGGTCGAGGGTGTGCAGTTCCACCCCGAGTCGGTGCTGACGGAACACGGGCACCGGATGCTGGCCAACTGGCTGGTGGAGTGCGGCGACCAGGGTGCGGTGGCGCGAAGCGCGGGGCTGGCCCCGGTGGTGGGCAGGGCCTCGGCGTGA
- a CDS encoding class E sortase → MTALRPERESGTSYGKQSYEDAGALGDWYGSASYGTGGGAGVDEPWVPPADDETVALRIPEPPPTRIDGSVPASGPVSDASSATGAPGSPAGGRAARRKAAKRRGGRHGGGARPSVESAEASDDGKSSAPLSRVEARRQARASKPGPAVLASRAVGEVFITTGVLMLLFVTYQLWWTNVRAHAQAGREASSLQNEWASGKRAPGEFEPGQGFALLHIPKLDVVVPIAEGVSNKKVLDRGMVGHYSEGALKTAMPSAKSGNFGLAGHRNTHGEPFRYINKLSAGDEIVVETQDDYFVYKMTSSLPVTAPSNTSVLNPVPPQSGFTEPGRYITLTTCTPEFTSKYRLIVWGKMVEERPRSKGKPDALVQ, encoded by the coding sequence GTGACCGCACTGCGCCCCGAGCGCGAGTCCGGGACCTCGTACGGGAAGCAGTCGTACGAGGATGCCGGTGCGCTTGGGGACTGGTACGGCAGCGCGTCGTACGGCACGGGCGGCGGGGCGGGTGTGGATGAGCCCTGGGTGCCGCCTGCCGACGACGAGACGGTGGCGCTGCGGATACCGGAGCCGCCGCCGACGCGAATAGACGGGTCCGTACCGGCGTCTGGACCGGTGTCTGACGCCTCGTCCGCCACAGGAGCCCCTGGATCCCCTGCGGGGGGCCGTGCGGCCCGGAGAAAGGCCGCCAAGCGCCGTGGTGGGCGTCATGGGGGTGGAGCGAGGCCTTCCGTGGAGTCGGCGGAGGCGTCGGACGACGGGAAGTCGTCGGCTCCGCTCTCCCGTGTCGAGGCCCGGCGGCAGGCGCGGGCGAGCAAGCCCGGTCCGGCGGTGCTGGCGAGCCGGGCGGTCGGTGAGGTGTTCATCACGACCGGCGTCCTGATGCTCCTGTTCGTCACCTACCAGTTGTGGTGGACGAACGTGCGGGCGCACGCGCAGGCCGGCAGGGAGGCGAGCTCGCTTCAGAACGAGTGGGCGAGCGGGAAGCGGGCGCCGGGCGAGTTCGAGCCGGGACAGGGGTTCGCGCTGCTGCACATTCCCAAGCTGGACGTGGTCGTGCCGATAGCGGAGGGCGTCAGCAACAAGAAGGTGCTCGACCGCGGCATGGTCGGGCACTACTCCGAGGGTGCGCTGAAGACGGCGATGCCGAGCGCGAAGTCCGGGAACTTCGGGCTCGCGGGACACCGGAACACCCATGGCGAGCCGTTCCGGTACATCAACAAGCTCAGCGCGGGCGACGAGATCGTCGTGGAGACGCAGGACGACTACTTCGTCTACAAGATGACGTCGTCGCTGCCGGTGACGGCGCCGAGCAACACCAGTGTGCTCAATCCGGTTCCTCCGCAGTCGGGTTTCACCGAGCCGGGCCGCTACATCACCCTGACGACCTGCACGCCGGAGTTCACCAGCAAGTACCGGTTGATCGTCTGGGGCAAGATGGTCGAGGAACGGCCGCGCAGCAAGGGCAAGCCGGATGCGCTCGTCCAGTAA
- a CDS encoding class E sortase codes for MAATAEQQEVTDTTHAPRRRGMGPIATAVSVFGELLITAGLILGLFVVYSLWWTNVIADRAAGKQADKVRDNWAQDRGPGALNTRNGIGFLHVPAMGGGEVLVEKGTSSKQLNDGVAGYYTDPVKATLPMSGKDGNFSLAAHRDGHGAKFHNIDKIDKGDAIVFETKDKWYVYKTYAILPETSKYNVKVLGAIPKESGKKKAGKYITLTTCTPVYTSRYRYVVWGELVRVEKVDSERTPPKELR; via the coding sequence GTGGCAGCGACCGCGGAGCAGCAAGAGGTCACCGACACCACCCACGCCCCGCGCCGCCGCGGCATGGGCCCGATCGCCACGGCGGTCAGTGTCTTCGGTGAACTCCTTATCACGGCGGGTCTGATCCTCGGCCTGTTCGTCGTCTACTCGCTGTGGTGGACGAACGTCATCGCCGACCGCGCGGCGGGCAAACAGGCCGACAAGGTCCGCGACAACTGGGCCCAGGACAGGGGGCCGGGCGCGCTGAACACGAGGAACGGCATCGGCTTCCTGCATGTCCCCGCGATGGGCGGCGGCGAGGTCCTGGTGGAGAAGGGCACGTCGTCGAAGCAGCTCAACGACGGTGTCGCCGGCTACTACACCGACCCGGTCAAGGCGACGCTGCCGATGTCCGGCAAGGACGGCAACTTCTCCCTCGCGGCCCACCGCGACGGCCACGGCGCCAAGTTCCACAACATCGACAAGATCGACAAGGGCGACGCGATCGTCTTCGAGACGAAGGACAAATGGTACGTCTACAAGACGTACGCGATCCTTCCGGAGACCTCGAAGTACAACGTCAAGGTGCTCGGCGCGATCCCCAAGGAGTCGGGGAAGAAGAAGGCCGGCAAGTACATCACCCTGACGACCTGCACGCCGGTGTACACGTCCCGGTATCGGTATGTGGTGTGGGGGGAGCTGGTGCGCGTGGAGAAGGTGGACAGCGAGCGGACACCGCCGAAGGAACTGCGCTGA
- the pknB gene encoding Stk1 family PASTA domain-containing Ser/Thr kinase yields MEEPRRLGGRYELGQVLGRGGMAEVYLAHDTRLGRTVAVKTLRADLARDPSFQARFRREAQSAASLNHPAIVAVYDTGEDYIDGVSIPYIVMEYVDGSTLRELLHSGRRLLPERTLEMTIGILQALEYSHRAGIVHRDIKPANVMLTRNGQVKVMDFGIARAMGDSGMTMTQTSAVIGTAQYLSPEQAKGEQVDQRSDLYSTGCLLYELLTVRPPFVGDSPVAVAYQHVREEPQPPSVFDPELTPEMDAIVLKALVKDPNYRYQSADEMRIDIEACLDGQPVAATAAMGSVGYGAYPDDQPTTALRSTDAGATSMLPPMNPDDPGYGGYDDRPDRRRQQKKNNTSTILLVVAAVLVLIGAILIGKWAFSGNNSADDKVQVPTFIGEKQENAEKMATNSDLKVSVTKKECENQPKGNVCTQDPKPGIEVEKQSTVNLVVSTGAPKVTVPDVEGIQFEQAKSDLEDKGFRVEQKTEESDRTPGVVTGQDPEGGTEKEKGTTITLTVAKAIAKSTVPDVTGKTCDEAKALMTQNNLTGNCVTDTETEDDNLVDKVISTDPQIGASVDKDSTVKIHLGKKKAEEQVQVPSVTQQTLKDARKALQDLGLSVNVTGAQDDNAIVLAQDQQPGTTVPKGTTVNLTAIAQQNNNGGNNGGGFFGGTTG; encoded by the coding sequence ATGGAAGAGCCGCGTCGCCTCGGCGGCCGGTACGAGCTGGGCCAGGTGCTCGGCCGTGGTGGCATGGCGGAGGTCTACCTCGCGCATGACACCCGGCTCGGCCGCACCGTGGCGGTGAAGACGCTGCGCGCGGACCTCGCACGCGACCCGTCCTTCCAGGCCCGGTTCCGCCGGGAGGCCCAGTCGGCCGCCTCGCTCAACCATCCCGCGATCGTCGCGGTCTACGACACGGGTGAGGACTACATCGACGGGGTCTCGATCCCGTACATCGTGATGGAGTACGTCGACGGCTCCACGCTCCGTGAGCTGCTGCACTCCGGCCGCCGGCTGCTGCCGGAGCGCACGCTGGAGATGACGATCGGCATCCTCCAGGCCCTGGAGTACTCGCACCGGGCCGGCATCGTCCACCGTGACATCAAGCCGGCCAACGTCATGCTCACGCGCAACGGCCAGGTCAAGGTCATGGACTTCGGCATCGCCCGCGCCATGGGCGACTCCGGCATGACGATGACCCAGACCTCGGCGGTCATCGGCACGGCCCAGTACCTCTCGCCGGAGCAGGCGAAGGGCGAGCAGGTCGACCAGCGTTCCGACCTCTACTCGACGGGCTGTCTCCTCTACGAGCTCCTGACGGTACGCCCGCCGTTCGTGGGCGACTCCCCCGTGGCCGTGGCCTACCAGCACGTCCGCGAGGAGCCGCAGCCCCCGTCGGTCTTCGACCCCGAGCTCACGCCCGAGATGGACGCGATCGTCCTCAAGGCCCTGGTCAAGGACCCGAACTACCGCTACCAGTCCGCCGACGAGATGCGCATCGACATCGAGGCGTGCCTGGACGGCCAGCCGGTGGCGGCCACCGCGGCGATGGGTTCGGTCGGCTACGGCGCCTACCCGGACGACCAGCCGACCACCGCCCTGCGCTCCACGGACGCCGGCGCCACGTCGATGCTCCCGCCCATGAACCCGGACGACCCGGGCTACGGCGGCTACGACGACCGCCCCGACCGCCGCCGCCAGCAGAAGAAGAACAACACCTCGACGATCCTGCTGGTCGTCGCGGCGGTGCTGGTCCTGATCGGCGCGATCCTGATCGGGAAGTGGGCGTTCAGCGGGAACAACAGCGCGGACGACAAGGTGCAGGTGCCGACCTTCATCGGCGAGAAGCAGGAAAACGCCGAGAAGATGGCGACCAACAGCGATCTGAAGGTGTCGGTCACCAAGAAGGAGTGCGAGAACCAGCCCAAGGGCAACGTCTGCACGCAGGACCCCAAGCCAGGCATTGAGGTCGAGAAGCAGTCCACCGTCAACCTGGTGGTCTCGACGGGCGCCCCGAAGGTCACCGTGCCCGATGTCGAGGGCATCCAGTTCGAGCAGGCCAAGTCCGATCTCGAGGACAAGGGCTTCAGGGTTGAGCAGAAGACTGAGGAATCCGACCGGACCCCGGGCGTCGTCACCGGCCAGGACCCCGAGGGCGGCACAGAGAAGGAAAAGGGCACGACGATCACCCTCACCGTGGCCAAGGCAATCGCGAAGTCCACGGTCCCGGACGTCACGGGCAAGACGTGTGACGAGGCCAAGGCGTTGATGACGCAGAACAACCTCACCGGCAACTGCGTCACCGACACGGAGACCGAGGACGACAACCTGGTCGACAAGGTCATCAGCACCGACCCGCAGATCGGCGCCTCGGTCGACAAGGACTCGACGGTGAAGATCCACCTGGGCAAGAAGAAGGCCGAGGAGCAGGTCCAGGTGCCGTCGGTGACGCAGCAGACGCTGAAGGACGCTCGGAAGGCCCTCCAGGACCTCGGTCTGTCGGTCAACGTCACGGGCGCCCAGGACGACAACGCCATCGTCCTCGCCCAGGACCAGCAGCCCGGCACCACGGTCCCCAAGGGCACCACGGTCAATCTGACCGCCATTGCCCAACAGAACAACAACGGCGGCAACAACGGCGGCGGCTTCTTCGGCGGCACTACCGGTTAG
- a CDS encoding peptidoglycan D,D-transpeptidase FtsI family protein has product MNKPLRRIAIFCGLLVMALLIRDNWLQYVKADELRTDSDNRRVAIERYATPRGDIIVDGKAITGHTETTSGDFKFKRTYKDGAMWAPVTGFVSQAYGANQLENLEDGILTGNDDRLFFRNTLDMITGKPKEGGNVVTTLNAAAQKAAYDGLKQRGKGAVVALEPSTGKILAMASYPSYDPGTIAGGGESDEKAWKALDKKNNPADPMLNRALREVYPPGSTFKVVTAAAALENGLYGDADEKTDSPLPWVMTGTTTELKNEGNIPCKNATLRVALQWSCNTVFGKIGADLKNEKMLEEAKKFGFTEEQFTPVRSSASVFSDNMEPSQVALSSIGQFNTAATPLQMAMVASAVANDGTLMKPYMVDELQASNVDVIEKTDPEEYSQPLSAKNAQILQSMMETVVEKGTGKTAQIGGDVTVGGKTGTAQHGENNSKNPYAWFISYAKLGDGSKPVAVAVVVEDENAVRENISGSGLAAPIAKSVMEAVINSNK; this is encoded by the coding sequence ATGAACAAGCCCCTGCGCCGGATCGCGATCTTCTGCGGCCTCCTCGTCATGGCCCTGCTCATCCGTGACAACTGGCTCCAGTACGTCAAGGCCGACGAGCTGAGGACCGACAGCGACAACCGCCGGGTCGCCATCGAGCGGTACGCCACCCCGCGCGGCGACATAATCGTCGACGGCAAGGCCATCACCGGCCACACCGAGACCACCAGCGGCGACTTCAAGTTCAAGCGCACCTACAAGGACGGCGCCATGTGGGCGCCCGTCACGGGCTTCGTCTCGCAGGCCTACGGCGCCAACCAGCTGGAGAACCTCGAGGACGGCATCCTCACCGGCAACGACGACCGGCTCTTCTTCCGCAACACCCTGGACATGATCACGGGCAAGCCGAAGGAAGGCGGCAACGTCGTCACCACCCTCAACGCCGCCGCCCAGAAGGCCGCGTACGACGGCCTCAAGCAGCGCGGCAAGGGTGCGGTCGTCGCTCTCGAGCCGTCCACCGGCAAGATCCTGGCGATGGCCTCCTACCCGTCGTACGACCCCGGGACGATCGCCGGCGGCGGCGAGTCGGACGAGAAGGCCTGGAAGGCCCTCGACAAGAAGAACAACCCGGCCGACCCGATGCTCAACCGGGCCCTGCGCGAGGTCTACCCGCCCGGCTCCACCTTCAAGGTCGTCACCGCGGCCGCCGCGCTGGAGAACGGCCTGTACGGCGACGCCGACGAAAAGACGGACTCTCCGCTGCCCTGGGTCATGACGGGCACGACGACGGAGCTGAAGAACGAGGGCAACATCCCCTGCAAGAACGCCACCCTGCGCGTCGCTCTGCAGTGGTCCTGCAACACCGTCTTCGGCAAGATCGGCGCTGACCTCAAGAACGAGAAGATGCTGGAAGAGGCCAAGAAGTTCGGCTTCACCGAGGAGCAGTTCACGCCGGTCCGCTCCAGCGCCTCCGTCTTCTCGGACAACATGGAGCCCTCGCAGGTCGCCCTGTCCTCCATCGGCCAGTTCAACACCGCCGCGACCCCGCTGCAGATGGCCATGGTCGCCTCCGCGGTCGCCAACGACGGCACCCTCATGAAGCCGTACATGGTCGACGAACTCCAGGCCAGCAATGTCGACGTCATCGAGAAGACCGACCCGGAGGAGTACAGCCAGCCGCTGTCGGCGAAGAACGCGCAGATCCTCCAGTCGATGATGGAGACGGTCGTCGAGAAGGGCACCGGCAAGACGGCCCAGATCGGCGGCGACGTCACGGTCGGCGGCAAGACCGGTACCGCCCAGCACGGTGAGAACAACAGCAAGAACCCTTACGCCTGGTTCATCTCGTACGCCAAGCTCGGCGACGGCAGCAAGCCGGTCGCCGTGGCCGTGGTCGTCGAGGACGAGAACGCGGTCCGCGAGAACATCTCCGGCAGCGGCCTCGCGGCACCCATCGCCAAGAGCGTGATGGAGGCCGTCATCAACTCCAACAAGTGA